tacaattacgacgtataaattagaaattcgaAAACATGTACCGAATAAAGTCAAATTGAATAAGAATTTCGGATTTATGAATAcgttacgaatttttatacaaattcatactttcttgtgaatataaataaagaaatggaTACTAAATAGTGATTTGTTTTATTCACAATTTtatgttagatattttatatacatatttttctatattatatatatttcgtacatTTGTATAGCtttaaatttcctacaaatgcataaacatccgttGTGTAGCTAAAATAtcgtacaaattttaattgattgtaGAAGAATTTggtgttatttactattagcATTAGTTTAATATGGtcgttttattaattgtagAAATGTTTTACATCTTTAAAGTTTTGCTttgattacatttttaaatcgtaAGCATCAGGAAATCAAGACGAAATGATGAATAATCCGATTTCCGAGAATAGAAAGAAGTAAAAGTGAAATGttgtttaaaagaaaaattcaatcaaaACTAAACATGCACTGAATGTATGgttatatatcttttacatTTGTTAAATGAAAACATTGAAAACTCACGTAAGGAAGGTAAAAATGTATCGCGTCTTCTACCTCTACTCAGACAAAGAGCTCTTTTCGTGAAAGAAGTTTCACGGAGGcaatgaaagaatttttatcgagCAGCTGCAACCTGTAGCGTTTGTATGCGCGACGGCTGGCTCGTGTTTGTGTAGTAGTGTCGTAGTGGTAGGGGTAACATAGTAGTTCGATGTGCGATATGATGGGAGTTTTACTGCCTTCGACGGGTTTTTTCTAAAACGAGGCTACAAATGCCTTGCAGTGGGGATACGAGACTCCACGTAAAACAGTCAAACAGAGAGAATAAGTAGTCGTTTCTTTATCACACGTTCCCATTCCCGAAAATTTGATCATTAAAAAAAACGAGAATGGCAGACGTGGGAATTGAGATTGCGGGAGATATGCAAATACCTCAACAAAAGCAAAAATCTGGCACTGGGTAATCATTAAATACATGATAGGCGGATATGATGATCACAGAtagaatgttaaatatttgttgtCTAATAAGCAAGGAAATTTTACAATGATAATAACACTGACATCTTGTTGATAGTTATTGGTTAAAGTTAccatatttttgaataacaCTTCCCTTGTGATTACATTTCTAAAAGCTTCTTGtacaattatttgtttattatgaatattttaaaaaggaataggttttttaattttgtattgttttatagtaatttatgttaataattcatgtacattttgttatttagGCTTGAATTCCTACAGATACCACAACTTCCACTCAGTAACATAGGATATCCACAAGCTCATGAATGGATTGAACACAGAAAAGCTAATATTAGGCCTTGGTCTATGTTTCTTAATACAAGCAACATAAGACCTCCACCCAGTTTACCAAGATTGAGTAAAAGAATTATgagaaatattgaatatttccaAAGCAATTATTTGTTCGTGTTTGTTGGATTAGTTATATATTGTTTGTAAGGTTTATTACAGTgtatttattctttcatcaatatagaatatctttttaccttaaataattcaaaataaatatttgatattaggATTACATCGCCATTATTGCTGCTTGCTGTTGCTGCATCTCTTGGAACTTGTTATAAGGTTTCGCAACGTCATGCTAAACAGGAGCTTACAATATTCAATCATAAATTAACGCTAGCACAAGTTTATTCTTTGGTAGGAATCTGTTCACTGCCAATCTTTTATTTAGTAGGTGCTGGTGCAGCTCTTTTCTGGGTTcttggtaaataaaataagtatccTTTTGTTTAGATATAATGTAAGATTATTTATgtgtaaatttcatttctcagGCGTATCCTGGTTTCTAATAACTTTACATGCAGCATTCTATAATATTGACTCAATATTATGTCCAGGAGAAGATGAACTCAATTCTTTAGTTATGCAAGAAGTGTGATTTCTATTATAATAGATATGTactatatcaaattttaatcaaattttatgtaatatgtagataatat
This Bombus pascuorum chromosome 1, iyBomPasc1.1, whole genome shotgun sequence DNA region includes the following protein-coding sequences:
- the LOC132913184 gene encoding prenylated Rab acceptor protein 1 isoform X3, which codes for MADVGIEIAGDMQIPQQKQKSGTGLEFLQIPQLPLSNIGYPQAHEWIEHRKANIRPWSMFLNTSNIRPPPSLPRLSKRIMRNIEYFQSNYLFVFVGLVIYCLITSPLLLLAVAASLGTCYKVSQRHAKQELTIFNHKLTLAQVYSLVGICSLPIFYLVGAGAALFWVLGVSWFLITLHAAFYNIDSILCPGEDELNSLVMQEV